The Clostridia bacterium genome window below encodes:
- the rhaD gene encoding rhamnulose-1-phosphate aldolase, whose protein sequence is MKKILKAPFLVQTVRLLTNMYRLGWDERNGGNLSYILKEDEVKTYLNTKKVLRTIPLNFDASNLAGKYFLVTGTGKYFKNVQYDPETNLGIIRIAQDGNNAELLWGFADGGSFTSELPSHLMSHIERLKIDPKHRVVLHCHPTYTVAMSLVHELTEREFTRSIWKVCTECIVVFPEGIGVLPWMVCGTPEIGRLTADKMKQYRLCLWGAHGIFGTGQSLDEAFGLIETVEKAAQLYMIASSQPLKNLITDEQLKDVAEAFKLNYNKDFIN, encoded by the coding sequence ATGAAAAAAATACTCAAAGCACCTTTTTTGGTTCAAACTGTCAGACTGCTGACCAATATGTATAGACTGGGCTGGGACGAAAGAAACGGCGGAAACTTGAGCTATATTCTAAAAGAAGACGAAGTAAAAACATATCTTAACACAAAAAAAGTCCTTCGCACTATTCCGTTAAATTTTGATGCATCTAATTTGGCAGGAAAATATTTTTTGGTTACTGGAACGGGAAAATATTTTAAAAATGTGCAATATGATCCTGAGACCAACTTGGGCATAATAAGAATAGCGCAAGACGGAAACAATGCCGAACTGTTATGGGGCTTTGCTGACGGCGGCAGTTTTACAAGCGAATTACCGTCTCATCTTATGAGCCATATTGAAAGACTGAAAATTGATCCTAAACACAGAGTAGTTTTGCATTGTCATCCTACATACACAGTAGCTATGTCCTTAGTACATGAATTGACCGAAAGAGAATTTACTCGCTCGATTTGGAAAGTATGTACCGAATGCATAGTGGTATTCCCTGAAGGAATCGGAGTTTTGCCTTGGATGGTTTGCGGAACTCCCGAAATAGGAAGATTGACCGCTGACAAAATGAAGCAATACAGGCTATGTTTATGGGGCGCACACGGAATCTTTGGAACAGGACAAAGTCTGGACGAAGCTTTCGGACTTATAGAAACTGTGGAAAAAGCCGCACAACTCTATATGATTGCAAGCTCTCAGCCGTTAAAAAATCTTATAACTGATGAACAGCTAAAAGACGTGGCTGAAGCATTTAAACTCAATTATAACAAAGACTTTATCAATTAA
- a CDS encoding L-rhamnose isomerase, whose protein sequence is MSNYQYAKEIYQNYGVDTEYAINTLKNIAISIHCWQGDDVNGFETNTALSGGIQTTGNYMGKARNYQELMQDFKKAASMIGGKKRINLHAIYAITDEPAERDKLEPKHFEKWIEFAKENNLGIDFNPTFFSSSMVKDGLTLSSPDEEIRQYWVRHGKACRKIAAYIGEKLGTPCLCNIWIPDGYKDVPADRLSPRMRLKKSLDEIYSVKYDKKYIIDSVESKVFGIGLESYTVGSSEFYMNYAAKNNICCLLDNGHYHPTETVSDKIPSLLAFSDYVALHITRGVRWDSDHVVLLEDELKEIAKEIVRNNAIDRVLIGLDYFDASINRIAAWVIGARNVQKALLLALLSPHNQLQKLQDEAKFTELMMLNEELKTLPFADVWQEFCDREGIKNGKDWFNDIVEYENNVLSKRG, encoded by the coding sequence ATGAGTAATTACCAATACGCAAAAGAAATTTATCAAAATTACGGCGTAGATACCGAATACGCAATCAACACTTTGAAAAACATTGCTATTTCTATTCATTGCTGGCAAGGCGATGATGTTAATGGATTTGAAACCAACACAGCTCTTTCGGGTGGCATTCAGACCACAGGCAATTACATGGGCAAGGCACGAAATTATCAAGAGCTTATGCAGGACTTCAAAAAAGCCGCTTCTATGATAGGAGGCAAAAAGCGAATTAATCTTCACGCTATCTATGCAATAACTGATGAACCCGCGGAAAGAGACAAGCTAGAACCTAAGCATTTTGAAAAATGGATAGAATTTGCCAAAGAAAACAATCTGGGCATTGATTTTAACCCTACATTCTTTTCGTCAAGCATGGTAAAAGACGGTCTTACCTTATCAAGCCCTGATGAAGAAATCCGTCAATATTGGGTAAGGCATGGCAAGGCTTGCAGAAAAATTGCAGCTTACATAGGTGAAAAATTAGGAACGCCGTGCCTGTGCAACATCTGGATTCCTGACGGATACAAAGATGTTCCTGCTGACAGATTATCGCCAAGAATGAGACTTAAGAAAAGCTTAGACGAAATATATTCTGTAAAATACGATAAAAAATACATCATCGATTCGGTAGAAAGCAAGGTGTTTGGAATAGGACTGGAAAGCTATACCGTAGGCAGCAGCGAATTTTATATGAATTATGCGGCTAAAAATAATATCTGCTGTCTTTTAGATAACGGACATTATCATCCTACCGAAACAGTTTCAGACAAAATCCCCAGTCTGCTTGCATTTTCAGACTATGTAGCGCTTCACATAACACGCGGAGTAAGATGGGACAGCGACCATGTAGTTTTATTGGAAGACGAATTAAAAGAAATTGCAAAAGAAATAGTCCGCAACAACGCAATAGACAGAGTTTTGATAGGATTGGATTATTTTGACGCAAGCATTAACCGTATAGCAGCATGGGTTATAGGCGCAAGAAATGTTCAAAAGGCTTTATTGCTTGCACTTCTTAGCCCGCATAATCAATTGCAAAAGCTGCAAGACGAGGCAAAGTTTACCGAACTTATGATGCTTAATGAAGAACTCAAAACTTTGCCTTTTGCTGATGTATGGCAGGAGTTTTGCGACCGCGAAGGCATCAAAAACGGAAAAGATTGGTTTAATGATATTGTAGAATACGAAAATAATGTTTTATCAAAGAGAGGCTAA
- a CDS encoding AraC family transcriptional regulator gives MEQYLIKKLSEITEEEKLLLQGNQSINQRPHILNNSFLISDQQLLKNNQTIAISTHRRFADFPLHTHNYVEMMIVCLGEITHEIEGKTVNLKKGDLLVMNRHISHSIKKAEKNDVGVNFIISNQFLSGLLEDVSDNLIIKHFIEENIREKGLGQFLVFKTAGLKPIENLIENLIYMLINNEINTNIMQKTVALLFNQLSIYPQTLVNSPLSKTENQKQTIIRYIKSNYRNASLNELASKMYLTMPYLSRLIKELFKKSFLDLLQDYRFELAKKFLQDTDLSVGQIINKVGYENYSYFHKQFKNRFGLSPHQWRKTRQAYLQ, from the coding sequence ATGGAACAATATCTTATTAAAAAGTTAAGTGAAATTACTGAAGAAGAAAAATTATTGCTTCAAGGCAATCAATCTATAAATCAGCGTCCTCATATTTTAAATAACTCGTTTTTAATTTCGGATCAGCAATTATTAAAAAACAACCAAACCATAGCAATAAGCACGCACAGAAGATTTGCGGATTTTCCGCTTCATACTCACAATTATGTCGAGATGATGATAGTATGTTTGGGAGAAATAACTCATGAGATAGAGGGCAAAACGGTCAATTTGAAAAAAGGCGATTTGCTTGTCATGAACAGGCATATAAGCCATTCTATAAAAAAGGCTGAAAAAAACGATGTAGGAGTCAATTTTATTATTTCCAATCAATTCTTAAGTGGATTATTAGAGGATGTATCCGATAATTTAATAATTAAACATTTTATAGAAGAAAATATAAGAGAAAAAGGGTTAGGGCAATTTTTGGTCTTTAAGACCGCGGGACTTAAGCCTATTGAAAATTTGATAGAAAATCTTATTTATATGCTAATTAATAACGAAATCAACACCAATATAATGCAAAAGACTGTAGCTCTATTGTTTAACCAGTTGTCAATTTATCCTCAGACCTTGGTTAACTCACCTTTATCCAAAACAGAGAACCAAAAGCAAACGATTATACGATATATCAAAAGCAATTATAGAAATGCATCTTTAAATGAACTAGCTTCCAAAATGTATCTTACCATGCCATATCTTAGCCGGTTAATTAAAGAACTCTTTAAAAAAAGCTTTTTGGATCTATTGCAGGATTATCGTTTTGAATTAGCCAAAAAATTTTTGCAGGACACTGATTTGTCAGTAGGGCAGATAATCAATAAGGTAGGCTATGAAAATTACAGCTATTTTCACAAGCAGTTCAAAAATCGGTTTGGATTAAGCCCGCATCAGTGGCGAAAGACCAGACAGGCATATTTACAATAA
- a CDS encoding ABC transporter permease, with protein MKLLFLKSLRTIRFNKIRYLGAIILIILSSALFTAFRTSGYSIQKSLDNFFENNNLADVSFEIIDIQNNNGLNTQDKEILNEYFDTVEERYYADIKNDGVTLRVFSDTKTQNLYQLIKGKDPKNQNEILLDYSFAKYHKISLNDYISINGKNALITGFFALPDYITVSSQENNVINDSDVFGLVITPNLDFWEISYKTEYLASINEDLDVEQKEQIFNNFKNTLLAKGYRTINWVERELNGRVTNAQGDISGFIEIGQILPIFILLVASFMLAIILNRQLIGEENIMGTFYAVGYRKRELLLHYMFLPFLLVTLGTITGGLIGYSLSPAISLIEITRYNLPIIVYSYNPFDLLIIFGIAFLIILPVTFFVTLHALKQPPLELMRGQGRRAKVSKIEKSIKIDKLNFRLKFFIRDILRNFGRHFILFLGMVISGMLLMLGLGIFDSINNIDTEIKNTFHYQNIYSYGANIQFSENVDGEDYFESTALVQKGNKYLKTSLRFMDQGSKSIVQHNKKTKKTIDYSKMAVSYSVAKHLKIKQGDTIKIIHKGLPFDNWEFKVDIITDYVLGDVIFLPKQLLIQEFNSHYRTKVDNIYNIVISDKKLDGMQNTVYTDIYEYLTKTIDQVTGALITAISIIGLSAIVVAIILVHIVVDLILEENKYNIALFKMFGYTSRKVNGLILNGGILFAAAGLILSYPLDLCFIGYILNRFTQGMNVLVNPYISWLTALIAFVIAGTVYGLSRLVASKKISKVPIGEALKNSEQ; from the coding sequence TTTTTACGGCTTTTAGAACAAGCGGTTACAGCATCCAAAAAAGTCTAGATAATTTTTTTGAAAACAACAATTTGGCTGATGTATCTTTTGAAATAATTGATATTCAAAATAATAATGGATTAAATACTCAAGACAAAGAAATCTTGAATGAATATTTTGACACGGTTGAAGAAAGATATTATGCTGATATAAAAAATGATGGCGTCACATTGAGAGTTTTTTCTGACACCAAAACACAAAACCTTTATCAGCTAATAAAAGGTAAAGATCCAAAGAATCAAAATGAAATCCTATTAGATTATAGTTTTGCAAAATATCACAAAATTTCATTAAATGATTATATTTCTATAAATGGAAAAAACGCGCTTATCACCGGTTTCTTTGCATTGCCTGATTACATCACGGTTTCATCTCAAGAAAACAATGTAATCAATGATTCAGATGTCTTTGGACTGGTGATTACTCCTAATCTGGATTTTTGGGAAATTTCATATAAAACAGAATATCTTGCAAGCATAAATGAAGACCTTGATGTAGAGCAAAAAGAACAAATCTTTAATAACTTCAAAAACACCCTTTTAGCAAAAGGTTACAGGACTATTAATTGGGTGGAAAGAGAACTTAATGGTCGTGTTACAAATGCGCAAGGCGACATTTCGGGCTTTATAGAAATAGGTCAGATTTTACCGATTTTTATTTTGCTTGTGGCGTCTTTTATGCTTGCGATCATCTTAAACCGCCAACTAATAGGTGAAGAAAATATAATGGGAACTTTTTATGCAGTTGGATACAGAAAAAGAGAATTATTGCTGCATTATATGTTTTTGCCTTTTTTGCTTGTAACTTTAGGCACAATCACAGGCGGGCTTATTGGATATTCGTTATCTCCTGCGATTTCATTGATTGAAATCACTAGATACAATCTTCCAATTATAGTTTATTCTTATAATCCGTTCGATCTATTAATAATTTTTGGAATCGCATTTTTAATAATACTTCCTGTAACGTTTTTTGTAACTTTGCATGCATTAAAACAGCCGCCGCTTGAACTTATGAGAGGTCAGGGCAGACGTGCTAAAGTTTCAAAAATTGAAAAATCAATAAAAATCGATAAACTCAATTTCCGCTTAAAATTTTTTATTAGAGATATCCTGCGTAATTTTGGACGTCATTTTATTTTATTTTTGGGAATGGTAATTTCAGGCATGCTCTTAATGCTGGGATTAGGTATATTTGACTCTATTAATAATATCGATACCGAAATCAAAAACACCTTTCATTATCAAAATATATATAGTTATGGCGCAAATATTCAGTTTAGCGAAAATGTTGACGGCGAAGATTATTTTGAATCAACGGCCTTAGTGCAAAAGGGCAACAAGTATCTTAAAACATCGCTAAGGTTTATGGACCAAGGCTCAAAAAGCATAGTACAGCATAATAAAAAGACCAAAAAAACTATTGACTATTCTAAAATGGCTGTTTCTTATTCTGTCGCCAAACACCTAAAAATAAAACAGGGCGATACAATTAAAATAATTCACAAAGGTCTGCCTTTTGATAATTGGGAATTTAAAGTTGATATAATTACTGATTATGTTTTGGGCGATGTGATTTTTTTGCCTAAGCAACTATTGATACAAGAGTTTAATTCTCATTACAGGACTAAGGTAGATAATATATATAACATTGTCATTAGTGATAAAAAATTAGACGGAATGCAAAACACCGTTTATACAGACATATATGAGTATCTGACCAAAACAATCGACCAAGTAACCGGAGCCTTGATTACAGCTATTTCAATAATAGGGCTTTCAGCGATTGTGGTCGCGATAATCTTAGTGCACATCGTGGTTGACTTAATCTTAGAAGAAAACAAATATAATATAGCCTTGTTCAAGATGTTTGGCTACACCTCTAGAAAAGTTAACGGACTTATTTTAAACGGCGGAATACTTTTTGCCGCCGCCGGACTTATATTGTCTTATCCGCTAGATCTATGTTTTATAGGTTATATTTTAAACCGCTTCACTCAAGGCATGAATGTTCTTGTCAATCCTTATATTTCCTGGTTGACCGCATTGATAGCTTTTGTAATAGCAGGCACTGTTTACGGTCTGTCAAGATTAGTAGCTTCCAAAAAAATTTCCAAAGTTCCTATCGGCGAAGCCTTAAAAAACAGCGAACAGTAG
- a CDS encoding rhamnulokinase family protein encodes MNCYLAIDIGASSGRHIVCHKQGDEYITDEVYRFYNGMDEKDGHLVWNTKRIFDEIKQGIKIAFEKYKTIKSLSIDTWGVDYVLLKGDQEVMPCYAYRDSRTNDAIQKVHSIISSDKLFEKTGIAFQPFNTIYQLYDDYQKGRLEGVTDFLMLPEFFMYLLTGKKSKEYTNATTTGLVNAYTKNFDFKIISELNLPKKLFEMPLQQPGYYIGDLKPQIAKEVGGQTKVILCATHDTASAVESIDMSKNAPYISSGTWSLLGIKVEKAITDSNSQMSGYSNEGGVGYTRYQKNIMGLWIVQCLKKEIENLDFAQMVDLAKTSNFTEIFDVNDNRFYAPQNTTKEIIGYFNEHKIPIPQSTADILNSVYHSLAYSYKVAIDDLEKNVGHKFDSLYIVGGGAKNQYLNELTQKYTNKKIIALPIEASSLGNIKIQMRSNNE; translated from the coding sequence ATGAATTGTTATCTGGCGATTGATATCGGCGCTTCAAGCGGAAGACATATAGTATGCCATAAACAAGGCGATGAATACATAACAGACGAAGTTTACAGATTTTATAACGGAATGGATGAAAAAGACGGGCATCTTGTCTGGAATACAAAACGCATATTTGATGAAATCAAACAAGGTATAAAAATCGCTTTTGAAAAATACAAGACTATTAAAAGCCTGTCTATAGATACATGGGGCGTAGATTATGTATTGCTAAAAGGCGATCAAGAGGTTATGCCTTGTTATGCTTATCGCGACTCAAGAACAAATGATGCTATCCAAAAAGTTCACAGCATTATATCTTCTGATAAGTTGTTTGAAAAAACTGGAATAGCTTTTCAACCATTCAACACCATTTATCAATTATATGATGATTATCAAAAAGGCAGATTAGAGGGCGTTACGGACTTTTTGATGCTGCCTGAATTTTTTATGTATCTTCTTACAGGCAAAAAATCAAAAGAATATACCAATGCTACAACTACAGGATTGGTTAATGCCTATACCAAAAACTTTGATTTTAAAATTATATCCGAGCTAAACTTGCCCAAAAAATTATTTGAAATGCCCTTGCAGCAACCCGGATATTATATCGGGGATCTAAAACCTCAAATTGCAAAAGAAGTGGGCGGACAAACAAAAGTAATACTTTGCGCTACGCACGACACTGCAAGTGCAGTAGAAAGCATAGACATGTCCAAAAACGCCCCTTACATTTCAAGCGGCACATGGTCTCTTTTGGGTATTAAGGTGGAAAAAGCGATAACAGACTCAAACAGCCAGATGTCAGGATACTCCAATGAAGGCGGAGTGGGATATACAAGATATCAAAAGAATATTATGGGGCTTTGGATTGTTCAATGTCTTAAAAAAGAAATTGAAAATTTGGATTTTGCCCAAATGGTTGATCTAGCTAAGACAAGCAATTTTACAGAAATATTTGATGTCAACGATAATAGATTTTACGCTCCTCAAAATACAACAAAAGAAATCATAGGATATTTCAACGAGCATAAAATACCTATTCCCCAAAGCACTGCAGATATTCTTAACAGTGTCTATCATAGCCTGGCTTACAGCTATAAAGTTGCGATTGACGATTTGGAAAAAAACGTTGGGCACAAATTTGACAGCTTGTATATAGTTGGCGGCGGCGCAAAAAATCAATACTTAAATGAACTTACACAAAAATACACAAACAAAAAAATAATAGCTCTTCCCATAGAGGCATCATCTTTGGGAAATATAAAAATTCAAATGAGGAGTAATAATGAGTAA